Proteins from a genomic interval of Nostoc sp. TCL240-02:
- a CDS encoding thioredoxin family protein produces MSQSLYFGAFTSTGEILMNHNLLYRRQLLFYLGLGVVGIGAATTFSSFRKVNAPSISPTKSNNTQDLETIVKTPAGKSLPEFQGISQWLNSSPLVIANLKGSVILIQFWTFACINCQRTLPYITKWHRQYESQGLKVIGIHTPEFAFERDPNNIKKALQQHKITYPVPVDNEYKTWNAYENQYWPHIFLADRQGLLQYDHIGEGAYEKIEQTIRQLLG; encoded by the coding sequence TTGAGCCAATCCCTATACTTTGGTGCTTTTACCTCAACAGGAGAAATTCTGATGAATCACAACCTACTTTACCGCCGTCAGTTACTTTTTTATCTTGGCTTAGGGGTTGTCGGAATCGGTGCAGCTACAACATTTTCCAGCTTTAGAAAAGTGAATGCCCCTTCTATTTCTCCTACAAAAAGTAACAATACGCAAGACCTAGAAACTATTGTGAAAACTCCGGCAGGTAAGAGTTTACCAGAGTTTCAGGGTATCAGTCAGTGGCTTAATTCTAGTCCTTTAGTGATCGCTAACCTCAAAGGCAGTGTTATCTTAATACAGTTTTGGACTTTTGCTTGTATTAACTGTCAGCGTACTCTGCCCTACATCACTAAATGGCATCGCCAGTATGAGTCGCAGGGACTCAAGGTGATTGGTATCCATACACCAGAGTTTGCTTTCGAGCGAGATCCGAACAATATAAAAAAGGCGTTACAACAACACAAGATTACTTATCCGGTTCCGGTTGATAACGAATATAAAACTTGGAACGCTTACGAAAATCAGTATTGGCCCCATATATTTTTAGCCGATCGCCAGGGTTTACTACAATATGACCATATTGGTGAAGGGGCATACGAAAAAATAGAGCAAACTATCCGCCAGCTATTGGGGTAG
- a CDS encoding type II toxin-antitoxin system RelE/ParE family toxin — protein sequence MRFKNNGIFYCQNIAQFPNIGRSYAKFDPSIRGIPLDSYIIFYRVFEDSVVIV from the coding sequence GTGAGATTCAAGAATAATGGAATATTTTATTGCCAAAACATAGCCCAATTTCCAAATATAGGGCGAAGTTATGCCAAGTTTGATCCAAGCATTAGAGGCATACCTTTAGATAGCTACATTATTTTTTATCGAGTTTTTGAAGATAGTGTTGTGATTGTGTGA
- a CDS encoding Nif11-like leader peptide family natural product precursor, producing the protein MTQQNATRLFQAVKKDQALQQKLKATADPQAFIKIAKERGYDFTTDELENEINKLSEEDLAAIVNPGWGTRRHLNPR; encoded by the coding sequence ATGACACAGCAAAATGCTACCCGACTTTTTCAAGCCGTAAAAAAAGATCAAGCATTGCAGCAAAAGCTTAAAGCAACAGCTGATCCACAAGCTTTTATCAAGATTGCTAAAGAGCGTGGTTATGACTTCACAACTGATGAACTGGAAAATGAAATCAACAAGTTATCAGAAGAAGATTTAGCCGCCATTGTCAATCCAGGATGGGGAACTAGACGGCACCTTAATCCCAGATAA
- the avd gene encoding diversity-generating retroelement protein Avd yields MSDLPIIQKTYDLIKWYVPILNRLPRDHKFLLGNRIITELYDLLDGLIIARYARQKLAQLEDLNSKLDILRYQTRLLLEFNLIKTERYEYAQKLLNDIGIDLGGWIKQQKIKLGD; encoded by the coding sequence ATGAGTGATTTACCGATAATACAAAAAACTTACGATTTAATCAAGTGGTATGTGCCAATTTTAAATCGGCTTCCTAGAGATCATAAATTTTTGTTAGGAAATCGGATAATTACAGAATTATATGACCTATTGGATGGTTTAATTATAGCACGGTATGCAAGGCAAAAATTAGCTCAATTAGAAGACTTAAATAGCAAGCTAGATATTTTACGTTATCAAACTCGGTTACTTTTAGAGTTTAACTTAATTAAGACAGAGCGTTATGAATATGCCCAAAAGCTTTTAAATGATATTGGCATCGATTTAGGTGGATGGATCAAACAGCAAAAAATTAAACTAGGCGATTAG
- the rpmA gene encoding 50S ribosomal protein L27: protein MAHKKGTGSTRNGRDSNAQRLGVKRYGGQVVRAGNILVRQRGTKFHPGNNVGIGSDDTLFALIDGVVMFERKGKTRKKVSVYLPITAVETAPAEAVAS from the coding sequence ATGGCTCATAAGAAAGGAACAGGTAGTACACGCAATGGTCGTGATTCTAACGCCCAACGTCTGGGTGTCAAGCGTTATGGCGGTCAAGTTGTGCGTGCAGGAAACATTCTCGTGCGTCAGCGCGGTACCAAATTTCACCCTGGTAACAACGTCGGTATTGGTAGCGATGACACTCTGTTTGCCTTAATCGACGGTGTTGTAATGTTTGAGAGAAAGGGCAAAACCCGTAAAAAAGTTAGTGTTTATTTACCTATAACTGCTGTTGAAACAGCCCCTGCTGAAGCAGTAGCAAGTTAG
- the bchI gene encoding magnesium chelatase ATPase subunit I, whose amino-acid sequence MSPTAQSTASARRVVFPFTAIVGQEEMKLALLLNVIDPKIGGVMIMGDRGTGKSTTIRALADLLPEISVVANDPFSSDPSDPDLMSDEVRQLLEQGAEIPVAHKKVQMVDLPLGATEDRVCGTIDIEKALSEGVKAFEPGLLAKANRGILYVDEVNLLDDHLVDVLLDSAASGWNTVEREGISIRHPARFVLVGSGNPEEGELRPQLLDRFGMHAEIHTVKEPALRVQIVEQRADFDQNPLVFLENYKPQQEALQEQIVNAQQLLPEVKLDYELRVKISEVCSELDVDGLRGDIVSNRAAKALTAYEGRTEVTVDDICRVITLCLRHRLRKDPLESIDSGYKVAKVFSRVFGIELPESDTAQKNGTGQKLGARG is encoded by the coding sequence GTGAGTCCAACTGCTCAATCCACGGCAAGTGCGCGTCGCGTGGTATTTCCTTTTACGGCAATTGTGGGCCAGGAAGAAATGAAACTGGCGCTCCTATTGAACGTGATTGACCCCAAAATTGGTGGTGTAATGATCATGGGCGATCGCGGTACCGGTAAATCCACAACTATCCGGGCGCTGGCGGATCTGCTGCCAGAAATTTCTGTGGTTGCCAATGACCCTTTCAGTAGCGATCCTAGCGACCCTGACTTGATGAGCGATGAAGTCCGCCAACTCTTAGAACAAGGGGCGGAAATTCCTGTAGCTCATAAAAAAGTCCAAATGGTAGACCTGCCGCTAGGAGCTACAGAAGACCGAGTTTGTGGCACAATCGACATTGAGAAAGCTTTATCTGAAGGTGTCAAAGCCTTTGAACCGGGACTGCTGGCAAAGGCTAACCGTGGCATTCTTTATGTGGATGAAGTCAACTTACTAGATGACCACCTCGTAGATGTACTACTAGACTCCGCCGCGAGTGGATGGAACACTGTAGAACGGGAAGGTATTTCAATCCGTCACCCAGCGCGTTTTGTTCTTGTAGGTTCTGGAAACCCTGAAGAAGGCGAACTACGCCCGCAACTCCTCGATCGCTTTGGGATGCACGCAGAAATTCACACGGTCAAAGAACCAGCCTTGCGGGTACAAATCGTGGAACAACGGGCGGATTTTGACCAAAATCCTCTAGTATTTCTCGAAAATTACAAACCCCAACAAGAAGCATTGCAAGAGCAAATTGTCAATGCTCAACAGCTTTTGCCAGAAGTGAAACTTGACTATGAACTGCGGGTAAAAATTTCTGAAGTCTGTTCTGAATTGGATGTAGATGGTTTGCGGGGTGACATTGTTAGTAACCGCGCCGCCAAAGCCTTAACAGCTTATGAAGGACGCACTGAAGTTACAGTTGATGATATCTGCCGTGTAATTACGCTATGCTTGCGTCACAGGCTGCGGAAAGACCCCTTAGAATCGATTGATTCTGGCTATAAAGTCGCCAAAGTTTTTAGCCGCGTCTTTGGCATCGAACTACCAGAAAGTGATACTGCACAAAAAAACGGCACAGGTCAAAAGTTAGGTGCTAGGGGTTAA
- a CDS encoding nucleotidyltransferase domain-containing protein: MERIEVEQRTILIGLAGSHGYGLNRPDSDFDYRGVFIAPKRYYLGFDRIEQKDTGWDEPGIFSFLDGNKDTVIYELRKILLLLAGANPNVLELLWLNNYPFVSAIGQHLINHKQLFLSKKVKHTYTGYAFAQIKKMETHRKWLLKPPQKKPIPSDFAIEDEAPLSKDELNAFLEYLYNLIRGRIEFLEEAEHLYKLLTADIDFKGVLKQYTLADETLEYTQNLTNSRKDFIHLLQKSQNYQIALREWKAYLSWQENRNPARAEMERKSGFDLKHGMHCIRLLRSGVEILRQGEVIVDRRIAGDVEDLRAILKGEYSYEQLMKMAEDLVTEMEVVYEQSTLPHKPDLEEINKLCMELVEMQNW; the protein is encoded by the coding sequence ATGGAAAGAATAGAAGTTGAGCAAAGAACTATTTTAATTGGTTTGGCAGGTAGCCACGGCTATGGTTTAAATCGTCCTGATTCAGACTTTGATTATCGGGGAGTATTTATCGCACCCAAAAGGTACTACTTGGGATTTGATCGTATAGAACAAAAAGATACTGGTTGGGATGAACCAGGAATATTTTCATTCCTGGATGGCAATAAAGACACAGTTATATATGAATTAAGAAAAATCCTCCTATTATTAGCGGGCGCGAATCCTAATGTTTTAGAATTGCTCTGGTTAAATAACTATCCTTTTGTAAGCGCAATCGGACAGCATTTAATTAATCATAAGCAGCTATTTTTGAGCAAGAAGGTAAAACATACTTACACTGGTTATGCCTTTGCTCAAATCAAAAAGATGGAAACTCATCGTAAATGGTTGTTAAAGCCACCACAAAAAAAGCCAATACCATCTGATTTTGCCATAGAAGACGAAGCCCCCCTCAGCAAAGATGAGCTAAATGCTTTTCTGGAGTATCTTTATAACTTAATTAGAGGACGGATTGAGTTTTTGGAAGAAGCGGAACACTTATACAAATTGCTGACGGCAGATATTGATTTTAAAGGAGTGTTAAAACAATATACTTTAGCCGATGAAACTTTAGAATATACTCAAAATTTAACCAATAGCCGTAAAGATTTTATCCACCTGCTTCAAAAAAGCCAAAATTATCAAATAGCTTTAAGAGAATGGAAGGCTTATTTATCTTGGCAGGAAAATAGAAATCCGGCTAGAGCAGAAATGGAAAGAAAGTCGGGTTTTGACCTCAAACATGGGATGCACTGCATTAGATTATTACGCAGTGGAGTAGAAATATTGCGTCAAGGTGAAGTGATTGTAGATAGAAGAATAGCTGGTGATGTTGAAGATTTAAGAGCTATTTTGAAAGGTGAGTATTCTTATGAGCAACTGATGAAAATGGCAGAAGATTTAGTCACTGAAATGGAGGTTGTTTATGAACAATCTACCCTCCCTCACAAACCTGATTTAGAGGAAATTAATAAGTTGTGTATGGAATTGGTAGAGATGCAGAATTGGTGA
- a CDS encoding glycoside hydrolase family 10 protein has product MVSRFNRKNEQWRVWVANASFKFMKSPFIIQSWRRLLKYLFPILILISFVTVLLVDSFTPAIAQLPRQEIRGVWMTTNDFDTLKNREKVQDAVSQLRRLNFNTIYPVVWNSGYVMYPSAIAQRAGIQPFIYKGSDGHDILADLINQAHRKGLLVIPWFEFGFMAPPTSELALNYPDWFTQKRDGSQTSISAAGEVMWLNPFLPQVQQFITNLVLETITQYDADGIQFDDHTSLPYEFGYDQYTVALYTKETKNAPPKNSQDAAWVKWRADKITAFMVQLNQAVKQRKPQAIFSVSPNYYDFAYKFHLQDWLSWIRQNIVDELIVQVYRPNLQSFVANISRQEIQEAQKIIPTGIGIMTGLRNNPVPMQQIKSQVRAAQERGLGVTFFYYESLWNDALEPLKERQVGFGSLFPSPALRARVE; this is encoded by the coding sequence ATGGTTAGTAGATTCAATCGTAAAAACGAGCAATGGCGTGTGTGGGTAGCTAATGCATCATTCAAATTTATGAAATCACCTTTTATTATTCAAAGTTGGCGGCGACTACTTAAATATCTTTTTCCGATTCTCATTTTAATATCCTTTGTTACGGTATTACTGGTAGATAGTTTTACTCCTGCGATCGCACAGTTACCCCGTCAAGAAATTCGCGGGGTTTGGATGACCACCAATGATTTTGACACCCTCAAAAATCGGGAGAAAGTGCAAGATGCTGTGAGTCAATTACGACGGCTGAACTTCAACACAATCTATCCTGTAGTGTGGAATTCTGGTTATGTAATGTATCCCAGTGCGATCGCACAACGTGCAGGTATTCAACCTTTTATCTACAAAGGTTCAGATGGACATGATATTCTTGCAGATTTAATTAACCAAGCTCATCGCAAAGGATTGCTAGTAATTCCCTGGTTTGAGTTTGGTTTCATGGCTCCTCCAACGTCAGAACTAGCACTGAATTATCCTGATTGGTTCACACAAAAGCGGGATGGTAGCCAAACTTCCATCAGTGCAGCTGGTGAGGTGATGTGGCTTAATCCGTTCCTTCCACAAGTGCAACAATTCATCACCAATCTAGTGCTGGAAACTATCACTCAATATGATGCTGATGGTATTCAGTTTGACGATCATACGAGTTTGCCCTATGAATTTGGCTACGACCAATATACAGTTGCTTTGTACACTAAAGAAACCAAGAATGCTCCCCCAAAAAATTCCCAAGATGCGGCATGGGTAAAGTGGCGGGCAGATAAAATTACGGCATTCATGGTACAACTTAACCAAGCCGTGAAGCAGAGAAAACCCCAGGCGATTTTCTCTGTTTCTCCTAATTACTATGATTTTGCTTACAAGTTTCACCTGCAAGATTGGCTGAGTTGGATACGACAAAATATTGTGGACGAGTTAATTGTGCAAGTTTATCGTCCAAATCTACAAAGTTTTGTGGCTAATATTTCTCGCCAAGAAATTCAAGAAGCACAAAAAATAATTCCAACTGGAATTGGGATTATGACTGGGTTACGAAATAATCCAGTTCCCATGCAGCAAATTAAGTCTCAGGTGCGGGCTGCTCAAGAACGCGGTCTAGGCGTAACTTTCTTTTATTATGAAAGTCTTTGGAACGATGCTCTAGAACCCTTAAAGGAGCGACAAGTTGGATTTGGAAGTCTTTTTCCATCTCCTGCACTCCGCGCCAGAGTTGAATAA
- a CDS encoding type II toxin-antitoxin system ParD family antitoxin, whose amino-acid sequence MNIQLKAEYEQFIQTRIATGRYENAEDVIAKALKLLEEWEKGYQEWEEETQKKIAVGLASIERGDVITVEVVMARLSDKLCKAREIQE is encoded by the coding sequence ATGAACATCCAGCTTAAAGCGGAATACGAGCAATTTATACAAACTCGAATTGCTACAGGTAGATATGAAAACGCTGAAGATGTGATTGCTAAAGCATTGAAACTGCTGGAAGAATGGGAGAAGGGTTATCAGGAATGGGAAGAAGAAACCCAGAAAAAAATAGCTGTTGGGCTTGCTTCTATTGAACGTGGAGATGTAATAACTGTTGAAGTTGTGATGGCGCGACTATCAGATAAATTATGCAAAGCGCGTGAGATTCAAGAATAA
- a CDS encoding Ycf66 family protein: MLAYILALVVGFGSLAIYISAFFFPEIHRKNDFIWSGVGLFYALVLWVFAPRITGGLLLGHVASVALLVWFGWQTLSLRRQLTPQAQQTQVPSPETVKTGIQEQVNKFSLQEKLGQLQKGLGSTFSGAKDKVQQTVSKKTPTIPKPEDITSVLSEKPAVEIIDKTIVIPEPPEEETVTTDTEAKTETVPEAIPPHPPSPELVEAAQPDFEIEEKQPIPVEEIAPDAVLAPPAETPPEEIPPNQGS, encoded by the coding sequence ATGCTGGCATATATCCTAGCTTTGGTGGTTGGTTTTGGTAGTTTAGCCATTTACATATCAGCTTTCTTTTTTCCAGAAATCCACCGCAAGAATGACTTTATCTGGAGTGGCGTAGGACTATTCTATGCCTTAGTCTTATGGGTGTTTGCACCACGCATTACTGGGGGTTTGTTGCTGGGTCATGTGGCTAGTGTGGCTCTTTTGGTCTGGTTTGGCTGGCAAACTCTATCATTACGTCGCCAACTGACCCCACAGGCACAACAAACCCAAGTACCCAGTCCTGAGACGGTGAAAACTGGTATTCAGGAACAGGTGAATAAGTTTTCCCTTCAGGAAAAGCTCGGCCAGTTACAAAAAGGTCTGGGTAGTACCTTCAGTGGCGCGAAAGACAAGGTGCAGCAGACTGTGAGCAAAAAGACACCCACAATCCCCAAACCTGAAGATATTACCTCTGTACTATCAGAGAAACCTGCTGTTGAAATTATTGACAAAACTATTGTCATACCAGAACCACCAGAAGAGGAGACAGTTACTACTGACACTGAAGCCAAAACCGAAACTGTACCGGAAGCGATTCCACCACATCCTCCATCTCCTGAATTGGTGGAAGCAGCACAACCAGATTTTGAAATTGAGGAGAAGCAACCGATTCCCGTAGAAGAAATTGCGCCGGATGCAGTACTTGCTCCCCCAGCAGAAACACCACCTGAAGAAATACCGCCTAATCAAGGTAGTTAA
- a CDS encoding SUMF1/EgtB/PvdO family nonheme iron enzyme, whose amino-acid sequence MADVSLEPLKVFCSYSHNDEPLKDELAKHLTMLERQGITSTWHDRKIPPGKEWDQQINENLNTADIILLLVSSDFIFSKYCWDVEVTKAIERHVNGEACVIPIILRNVFWQDAPFAKLQALPRNALPIKSWSNQDDAFTNVAQGIKFAAEQLIKEREQKRVSREAAIAEYRSKAEGFASDGEISLVESDILKDLQEKLKLTDQEASAVREKALEPYGIYKKNLDKYKQYLTRFVDEQGHPLDEKAEAQLETFQKYYLLKDEDVVRLKKEQAIEYQKRQAEILQQQAERLRQEYLEQERAENKRQQAEKLRLEQETAENKRREAELQERLKRESSSPGIQTRPFEFDTATLTPKSAGFLGMGKKTYEINRSRGRAEFFTENLGNGVVLEMVAIPGGKFLMGSPESEPERVSWESPQHQVTIQPFFMGKFTVTQSQWKAVAALPKVNIDLNPEPSNFKGANRPVEQVSWDDAIEFCARLSKKTEKTYRLPSEAEWEYACRTGTTTPFYFGETITTDLANYQGTDWDYNGTVYPGNYAQGPKGEYRNQTTDVGKFPANPFGLFDMHGNIWEWCQDGWHENYNGAPKDGSAWLVDNDNQNNRLLRGGSWASAPRNARSACRGYDARDGRNSGVGFRVVLVRGRT is encoded by the coding sequence ATGGCAGATGTTTCGTTAGAACCACTCAAGGTGTTTTGTTCCTACTCTCACAACGACGAACCCCTAAAGGATGAACTGGCTAAACACCTGACTATGTTGGAACGGCAAGGTATAACTTCAACTTGGCACGATCGCAAGATACCACCTGGAAAAGAATGGGATCAGCAGATTAATGAAAATTTAAATACAGCCGATATCATTTTATTACTAGTCAGTTCAGACTTTATATTTTCTAAATACTGCTGGGATGTTGAAGTTACTAAAGCAATAGAACGCCACGTAAATGGAGAGGCTTGTGTCATTCCAATTATTCTGCGAAACGTTTTTTGGCAAGATGCGCCATTTGCTAAATTACAAGCTCTGCCCAGAAATGCCCTACCTATTAAATCTTGGAGTAATCAAGACGATGCATTCACGAATGTAGCTCAGGGAATTAAGTTTGCGGCTGAACAACTAATTAAGGAGCGTGAACAAAAACGAGTAAGCAGGGAAGCTGCAATAGCTGAGTATCGTTCTAAGGCTGAAGGATTTGCGTCTGATGGCGAGATTTCTCTGGTGGAATCTGACATATTAAAAGATTTACAAGAAAAGTTAAAATTAACAGATCAAGAAGCTAGTGCAGTTCGAGAGAAAGCATTAGAACCTTATGGTATATATAAGAAAAATCTAGATAAATACAAGCAATACTTGACAAGGTTTGTAGATGAACAGGGACATCCATTGGATGAAAAAGCTGAAGCTCAATTAGAGACATTCCAGAAATACTATCTGCTTAAAGATGAAGATGTAGTTCGCTTAAAAAAAGAACAAGCAATAGAGTATCAAAAACGACAAGCAGAAATTCTGCAACAACAAGCAGAAAGATTACGCCAAGAATACCTAGAGCAAGAAAGAGCCGAAAATAAAAGACAGCAAGCAGAAAAATTACGCCTAGAACAAGAAACAGCCGAAAATAAAAGACGGGAAGCAGAATTACAAGAACGACTAAAAAGGGAATCATCTTCCCCAGGTATTCAAACTCGGCCGTTTGAGTTTGACACCGCCACCTTAACCCCCAAATCAGCAGGATTTTTGGGTATGGGGAAAAAAACCTATGAAATTAACCGTAGCCGTGGACGCGCTGAGTTTTTTACAGAAAACCTGGGTAATGGTGTAGTTCTGGAAATGGTTGCAATTCCCGGTGGTAAATTTCTTATGGGTTCGCCAGAAAGTGAGCCAGAAAGAGTTAGTTGGGAAAGTCCGCAACACCAAGTTACCATTCAACCCTTTTTCATGGGGAAATTTACAGTAACTCAAAGCCAATGGAAAGCCGTTGCTGCCTTACCCAAGGTTAATATTGATTTAAATCCCGAACCATCCAATTTTAAAGGTGCTAATAGACCTGTTGAACAGGTTTCTTGGGATGATGCAATTGAGTTTTGCGCTCGGCTATCTAAAAAGACTGAGAAAACCTATCGTTTACCCAGTGAGGCAGAATGGGAATATGCTTGTCGTACGGGAACGACTACGCCGTTTTATTTTGGCGAAACGATTACAACGGATTTAGCGAATTACCAGGGGACAGACTGGGATTATAACGGAACAGTATACCCAGGTAATTATGCTCAGGGGCCAAAGGGTGAATATCGTAATCAAACAACAGATGTGGGAAAATTTCCTGCAAACCCCTTTGGTTTATTTGATATGCATGGTAATATTTGGGAATGGTGTCAGGATGGGTGGCACGAAAACTATAACGGAGCGCCAAAAGACGGAAGCGCTTGGTTAGTTGATAATGATAATCAAAATAATCGGCTGCTGCGTGGTGGTTCGTGGGCCAGCGCTCCCAGGAATGCCCGCTCGGCGTGTCGCGGCTATGACGCGCGTGACGGTCGTAACTCCGGCGTGGGTTTTCGGGTTGTGTTGGTTCGTGGCAGGACTTAG
- a CDS encoding cytochrome b/b6 domain-containing protein, with protein MTSSKRKSRSTPSQTFLSKTFHWINIISLMLMITSGLQIYNANPVFGGREGWHFPDFILLGGWLGGGRHWHFAAMWLFSLNLLWYGLYIFVTRRWQRRFADGGDLKALQVSQNPKRKNYAWHRLVYTAIIPVLLLAILSGLVMYKPAQLHWLSGLFGSWQTLRTVHFITVPTVILFTIAHSLLALKVGSIRLVKSMFL; from the coding sequence ATGACCTCATCTAAACGTAAATCCCGCTCAACACCAAGTCAGACTTTTCTATCAAAGACCTTTCACTGGATCAATATCATCAGTCTCATGTTGATGATTACTAGCGGATTGCAAATATATAATGCTAATCCAGTATTTGGCGGGCGTGAAGGTTGGCATTTTCCTGATTTTATCTTGCTAGGAGGTTGGCTAGGCGGTGGCAGACACTGGCATTTTGCTGCTATGTGGCTGTTTTCACTAAATTTACTTTGGTATGGGCTTTATATCTTTGTAACTCGGCGTTGGCAGCGTCGCTTTGCCGATGGCGGTGACTTAAAAGCATTGCAAGTCAGCCAGAACCCAAAGCGCAAAAATTACGCATGGCATCGGCTAGTTTATACTGCTATCATTCCAGTGCTACTGCTGGCAATCTTGAGTGGTCTGGTGATGTACAAACCTGCCCAACTGCATTGGCTTTCGGGGCTGTTTGGTAGTTGGCAAACTCTACGCACTGTTCACTTTATAACTGTTCCCACAGTCATACTGTTTACAATTGCTCATTCCTTACTTGCCCTGAAGGTAGGAAGCATCCGTCTAGTTAAGTCTATGTTCCTGTAG
- the rplU gene encoding 50S ribosomal protein L21 produces MTYAIIETGGKQIRVEPGRFYDIELLPTEPDEKVTIDSVLLVQHDGAVSIGQPLVTGATVEGTVMRHYRGRKVLVYKMKPKKKTRKKRGHRQEITRLMIDSITLNGEVFVAQGEAEKETPVLDETPAEEVETAAE; encoded by the coding sequence ATGACCTACGCGATTATTGAAACTGGCGGCAAACAAATACGAGTAGAGCCAGGGCGGTTTTATGACATTGAACTGCTTCCTACCGAACCAGATGAAAAAGTTACAATAGACTCCGTATTACTTGTGCAGCACGATGGCGCAGTCAGTATTGGACAACCACTAGTGACAGGTGCAACTGTAGAAGGGACTGTAATGCGACATTACAGAGGTCGTAAAGTCTTGGTATACAAGATGAAGCCGAAAAAGAAAACCCGTAAAAAACGGGGGCATCGTCAGGAAATTACCAGACTTATGATTGACTCCATCACCCTTAACGGTGAAGTATTTGTTGCTCAAGGAGAAGCGGAGAAGGAAACCCCCGTTTTAGATGAGACTCCTGCCGAAGAAGTTGAAACCGCTGCTGAATAA
- a CDS encoding cytochrome c biogenesis CcdA family protein yields MTTSTLSISLALLGGVLNILSPCVLPILPVLLGRSLQSHTYGPIALVGGLIAGFALAGSLLGVTSAWFTGLANLLRSGAIALLLFLGLIAIFPTWSYRIFTYIPVGNLAQKPPRIGLMGEFWLGTQLGLLWTPCAGPVLGGILVLAAVNHQVAGAFWLLVVYGIGAGLPLLAIAYGGRVFSQRILNLRVHSAGLQRVGGVAIAATAIAILLGWDVQIQLWLAPFFPTQPL; encoded by the coding sequence ATGACGACTTCTACTTTATCAATTAGTCTGGCTTTATTGGGAGGAGTTTTGAACATCCTTTCACCCTGTGTTTTACCGATTTTGCCTGTGCTACTAGGGCGCTCGCTCCAATCGCATACTTACGGGCCGATAGCACTGGTAGGGGGATTAATCGCTGGTTTTGCCCTGGCAGGTAGCTTACTCGGTGTAACATCAGCCTGGTTTACGGGTTTGGCTAATTTATTAAGGAGTGGCGCGATCGCACTTCTTTTATTTTTGGGATTAATTGCAATTTTCCCCACCTGGAGTTACCGAATATTTACTTATATTCCAGTCGGCAATTTGGCTCAAAAACCTCCAAGAATTGGACTCATGGGAGAGTTTTGGCTAGGGACTCAGTTGGGGCTTTTGTGGACTCCCTGTGCTGGGCCGGTTTTGGGAGGAATTTTAGTCCTAGCGGCAGTTAATCATCAAGTCGCAGGTGCATTTTGGCTACTGGTTGTTTATGGAATCGGAGCAGGTTTACCTTTATTAGCGATCGCCTACGGTGGGCGAGTATTCAGCCAACGAATCCTCAATCTCCGCGTCCATAGTGCAGGGTTGCAGCGCGTAGGTGGCGTAGCGATCGCAGCGACAGCAATTGCTATTCTTCTCGGTTGGGATGTCCAGATACAACTTTGGCTGGCTCCGTTTTTTCCTACTCAACCTCTATGA